CCAGGACACCAGCTTCCGCCAGGCGCTGCCCGTGGAGAAGCGCGTGGCGGTGGCTCTGTGGCGCCTGGCGTCCAACGTGGAATACCGCACCATCAGCGCCCTGTTCGGCGTGGGGAAATCCACCGTGTGCAAATGCGTCCGGGACATGTGTCACAGCATTGTGGCGCTCCTCAGCGCCGACTACCTACGCTCGCCCACCAAGCAGGAGCTGGAAGAGTCGGCCCAGCTCTTCTTGTCTCGCTGGGGCTTCCCGCACTGTGCCGCCGCCATAGCAATGCTTCACACGGCCATCATCACACCCTCCAATAACGCATCCGACTACGTTAACCCCGCTGGATGGCTCTCTGTGCTGTCTCAGGTGGAGTTCTTTTATGTACGTATGCTCACGCAAACGCTTCAGTCAGACGGTGACCAGCTGTGTCTTGGATGCTACAGGTGGTGGTGAACGGCCGAGGGCTGATCTGGGACGTTTGCGCCTGTTTCCCAGGAGGGACGGAGCCGGCTGACATCTTACAGAACTCAGCGCTCTGGGCAACAGCCGCTGAGGGTGGACTATCACAGGCGCCGCCTTCTTTCTTCATGGGGAAGCAACTCAGGTAAATGCCACACTGTTGCATCAAATAATTGAACAAAATCTATGTCCACTTTAGAGCGCTTCCTGTCCACATTCTGCATGAACTACCTAAAAACTGGAGTGTTTTTAACATACTGTTGTActgaatgtaatattttatatagttgcatattgtttgttatatttgcaCTTCTTCACAACAGACTggaatagaatatatatatggatAACACAGACATTTGTGAACAAGAACAACCGTGTTGCAGCACTCATCCAAAACAGAggggaaaatattcaattcaaagacagttttgttcatattttacaCTTTTGCCCATAGAAAtcatggaaatagaaataatctgtacCAGGGTTAAACTGCATCCATTATAATAACTTTGTTATGAAGTTATTAATGCAGGCATATTCGGCAGATGCCGGTATCTTGACCATGAGGAAGGAgatttttttatgacataaaatgctgtgggccgcacggtgaacgagtgttagcatgtaggccacacagtcaggagatcgggaagacctgggttcgattctctgcttgggcatctctatgtggagtttgcattttctggCGTCACCTTTTGCATCTGATGTTTAATACaccagtgtaaaaataagttaggCACTGTATAAACAACTAAGTGGTCTACAGCAGGGATTCTCAAATAGTTTCAGCCTGGCACCATTTTCCAATGGTCGGTCACGACCCACTTTCATTTATTTGattcatatattattttatatattatatattcatttttatttaagacAACCAAGCAAATGTATCTGTCGTCTTTTGAaacaataatacacataattacatgtccaaagtgcattttaGAGGAATTTATTAAGGcattttatgaacaaaatgAGGAAGAACGTGataaatgcatgaaaataaaatatatacaaataccaCACAATCAGATATTTCATAGATATATCTTGTAACTGTTCAATGAACAAATATCAAGGAGGAAGAGGACTAAAATTTTTGCTGCGGCCCACCTGGAATGGACAGGCGACCCACTTTAGGGttcccgacccaccagttgagtaCCACTGGTCTATCTTGTATAACAACCTTTTCCTTTCACTTTCTGTCTAGCTACGTGCTTCTCGGGGAGGCGTGCTACCCGCTCCAGAGCTGGCTAATGAAGGCCTTCGTGGACAAAAGACCCACCAGGACGTGTCCTGTGGCGTTGACAGAGCGACAGCACCTCTTTAACCAGCGCCTCCGCAGAGCGCGCCACGTCTCCCAGGAGGCACTGCTGAGGCTGAAGGCGCGCTGGCAGTGCCTGAGCAAGAGAAACGACTGCGGCCTGGACGTGGTGCCCACCATGATCCTGGCCTGCTGCATTCTGCACAACGTGTGTGAGGCTCACGGTGACGCCTTCAACGGGGAGTGGCTGGCTGAGGCGACCGAGGTGGAAAGCCCCCAGCCGAGCTATGCAGAGGCCGCCGCCAGTGCCGGCGTACCGAGTCAGGCAGAGGAGGTCCGGCAGCTCTTTTGTGACTATTTTCAACAAACTGGATGAAATATCACCACACGGACATTTGAAAACCcttcttatatatatttattgatcaGGCCCACCTAGATGCTCTTTTGAAACTTTTGAAAGCACGTATCGCTCCTCACAACAAGCAGCAGGTGTCGCCCAATCTTAACGCACTCACAGGCGGctgtatttcatgttttttaccGTTTCCCCTTTGTCACACAGCAACCTTTTTGCAGTCGGcccttaaaaacatcagagctcttctgtcatatagaggatcagATTACTGTACACtatgtctgttttcatttataattttattaactatattagccatttaatgaattaaaaatatatataaaaaaagaaattagcGTTCTGAAAAAGTGGCCTCTGGGACAACTTACCATAATTTCCGTTGTATAAGAAGCGCTAAATTTACggagaaaaacagatttgtacatatGTTGGCCGCACCTGGCTATAAGTCCTGTGTGTCCACTGTGTCATtgcaaagaacactaaaatcatcacaccgCTTAACACTCAACAGCTAGGTAAGAAATACACAAGGCAAGTatcaatacgagtttaaaataaaaaacaaactgctATTTTAACTTCATCCCATAGTGCATTTAATTGGTTATTGCTgccggggcgctgcaatgacgtcagcctccctcaggGTCTTGTCTTCTTCAGTGCCCCAAAATTggtttggaaaaagtttggaatttgcaggagaacaccaaacatgggacattgaaaggtgcaAGAacgttttattctctgatgagaaaaaattgGACCTTGACGGTCCTTATGGCTTCCAACATTAGTGGCCTGACAAGgtgatcccacctgagatgttttccacacagcatAGTGAAGGAGGGCGCCATCAGGATCCTTCATTGGAACAATGgcgcttcaggttgtgcaggggtgtgaAACGGCAggtggctatgtggagatgttgcaggggacATGCCTCATGACTGAGGGCTCtgtgtgtggtaatgactggcttgaCAAAAGACTCTTTTGGTAAATAAGTGTATAATATATGTAGTAGCTGAATATAATGAACTATATTATTGAATATGATACAGAatggtatatttaaaaaatgatttcatttcatttatttcaattgTTTATGCGGGTGTAGTTTCTAATAATGGCCACTGGATATCGCTGGTATTCCAGTAGGCGTTTAGTCGAAAGAAATGCTTTCTTTAACAATGTATCAATGAAAACAGGCCGATTTTTTTTACCTAGCTCTTGGATTTCctcaataaatatattaaaaatacatattcttCTGGTTAAAAGcccgtgtgtatgtgtgtgtgatcgACCGTACATGGGATCCACCCAGCTCATCCTGATGCTGTCATTCAGCATCTCCTCCCCCCGCTAATGCATAACGCTGCTGGTAGTGGATGTGCTGCACACCGCCTTCTTCCACCCAGCGACGAGCCAGCAGCAGCGCCTTGAACCAGAAAGAACTTGTGTACGCTTCTAAAGCAGTCAAAATGACCCGCGGCATGATGGGGGTGCTGCCCCGCTGTCGTTAGCTTGCTCAAGGCGGACCCATTCCCTCCATTCCTTCTTCCACTCAAGCGGCAGCGCGCTGCAGGCTGCCCCGACAGAGGGAGGCGTCGCTGGGCTTGACTTGGCTAGGCTAACCGTGGAGCTAACTTTAGCTAGCTGTTAGCGATAACGGGTTCGTAGCAACGAGACTTGAGTTAACATCTCCTCGAGCGGTAGTTTTATGCGAGCGGGCGACACCGCAGTTGTAAGCGACGGTGGTCGGCTTTGGATGTACGCTGTCTCccgaagaggaaaaaaagcagaattaagtttgtattttaaacccgattttggttattattattgtttttagcaTTAATAATAAGACGAGAGAAGACAAGTAGAACATCTCCTGGAGACCACCTTGTCCGAGAAGCAGGGCCACAAGTGGCGGGCTGGAGCTCGGCTAGCACGGGGGACAACTTGACAGCGAGGCCCCGGTTGAAGCTACTCttcccctcccccttcctccgccaccacctcctcctccccgGCCCGGTCCACTACTCCCCGTCCTGCACGACGTGCAAGACCACCCCGCACCCCTCCTCCGCCTTCTCCTCGCCCGCCCGTCCGAGATTCACAGAATCGGCCGGGGGAGAAAGCTGAAAAACCGCCGGGCAAGGCGAGTGTTTTTCTGGATCCAAAGCGGGACTGCCCAAAAAAAGGCAAGACGGGAGGATGACTCTGGAGTCCATGATGGCTTGCTGCCTGAGCGAGGAGGCGAAGGAGTCGAAGCGGATCAATGCCGAAATTGACAAACAACTTCGCCGAGACAAGAGAGATTCCAGGAGGGAGCTGAAATTACTTCTCCTCGGTATGTGCCTCTGCTAATCCTGTGATACTTTTTAAAATCCTTATGGCGTTATCCTTATTATTCTTCCTCCATGGAGCTTCTTGGGGCCTTCTTACCCAGTGCTAGCAAACGTGCTAGCTTGGTGATCCCGGTCTTATTATTGCACATTATTGCACATTCCCTGAATGTCATATTGGAAGTTAGATTTCGGGCGGAGAAAGACAAGaaagtgtgtgttgtgtccaATCAGGGGTGCTATCATGTTACATGAGTGCATGTTTTGCAGACACCAACAGGCCAGCACATGCTAGGTGATATTATGGACTAGCAACACTGCAGCTAACGACTGTGCTTTGTCCCCAGAAAGGTGGAATAAAAAACCTCCAACCATGCTTGTGCACAGTTTTGCATGCAGACAATTCCTCTTAAATTGCCAAAGTCCTCCTTTCAGAGGACAAGGGTATACACCAAAGGGATTTGTGCCCCCTCCCTCTTGCATCTATCGGAGTAGGTTAGCTATTTATATAGCTGGTGTGTGGGCAGGTGGGAGCTGCTGTTGCATTGATTCTTAAGCGCTGCCCATCTAAAATATTCCTCCATCCCTGTACCTGCCATTTAAAACCGACAGTCTTTCGTTAACTGTTGTCAGGGATATACTGCTGAATTCTTCAAATGGTGACGAGTCATAATGTCTGAGAAAGCAGAAGCAATGCAGTATGTTTCTATGACAGGAGGGTTCTGCTGTTTGCAAGGTTCAAGTCCAAACACGCTTGTTAAAggtcctctatatgacaggagcacgcTGTTGTTTTTAGGGACCGAGTGCAAATAATGCTTGCGATAGAACCTACATGCaaaaacactggtcaaagatcctctatatgacagggcgcactgctgtttttaaggacctactgcaaaaaagtgagtcaaagatcctctctatcaCCAGAGCACCGAGTGCAAATAATCCTCATTAAAGATCCTACATGTGAAAacattagtcaaagatcctctatgtattGGTACTTTCTTGTTTTTAAGGGCGCAAGTCAGATtctcaatgtgactatagtggtctgctgtttttaggacctCCTGCAAAAAAACTGTGAGTCAAAGGTCCTCTATACGGCATGCACACTAGTGCACATAATGCTCGTAAAAGATTCTCCATGCAAAAGCAttagacaaagatcctctatatatgacagaggtattctgctgtttttaaggacttaatAAAAGTTATTGTAAATGGCGGGAGCGCTCTGCTGATTTGAAAGACCTGCTGCAAAAGAAAAGTAAATCAAGGATCTTCAATGACTGGaaagttctgctgtttttagggacctgGTGTAAATAATGCTTGTAAAAGAGCTCACATGccaaaacactcatcaaagatcctctgtacgACAGGAGTACTCTggtgtttttaagaacctactggtTGACGGGCCGCCAGTCTGCTGTAGTAGGTGGTTACACTTCCAGCATTAACAGCATCTTTTGTTTGACATCCCTCCTGATTACCTTCAAGTAAGAGGAAGCAGACATTTTCTTGTACTAGTTAAGAGGAAAGTGATCTGTAGGTGTCCCTGAGCCGCACAGGTTCAAGTCGTCAGCGGACAGTCTGGATAAGGACATGCAAATCAGGATTAGCCCAGCTCTTAATGGGCTTGGTTAAACACAACCACTGCTCAGACGTTGAGATGTCACTGACTCCTATTATCCGCTGGCATTAGCCCCCAcctcccacccacccacacacgcacacacctcaCTGGAATCAACATGCTCCCCTCCACCACCTTCCAAATGGTGTCTCTTATGGGCTGTCACCTTTAGAATGTAATGGAACCCCATAGGATCTCATTGaaatattctaataattttCAGGGTCAAATTGAAGATATTAAACTCTGTAAACAACTTTTTAATGACAGTTCCAAAGATTTCTCTGcatgtgcctttcacacagaagtACAAAATTGGCGGGACTGTATGcgctttcacacagcaacacagtTGGTGTCAACTTGTCGGATGGCGACAATTGTTGCCAACACAACAGGGTCTGAGCTGTGTGTGTCTGGTGCAGCTGTAATACTGCCAGTGAAGGTGGAAAATAGCCAGATCTAAATGACACAACACATTTATTCACCAGTGCTTTTTACACAGAAACAGAATACCTCCACAACCGTGTGACACCCATAATCACATCATTGATTAtgtttgatgatgatgtcagATGTTGGTGCAGTTTACACAGAAGATTGACAAAGGAAAAAGGGTACACCTTATGTCCAATACCAGTCACAAGTTTAGAGACACTGACTCATGCTGTTGGATGTCCACATTTTTGTACCTCACTTTTAAACATTCTGAAATGTCtctcaagtgtaaaaataagttcagCACCAGTGTAAAAACAACCAAATGTAAATGGCGATGATATGTAAGGAGGCAATGTAAGCCCGGGTAAAACCATCAAAGCTTAGccactttttcttctttttttccacaaaaaccaGTCTTGCCAGGGCTGCAGCCGTGCCCACAATCCGGCTGCCTGTCACCATATCAGGTCATACAGGCAGCTTCCTGCTCGCACACATCAGTGCTTTGTGCCTGTACTTGGTCAAAACAAAGTCGAGCCTTCGCTTGGGATGCTCTGGCTAAAGCAACTGCTGAAAGGAGAGGGACGGACACTGAGCTCCACGGGTCAGATTTTGAGAGTTTCTGCTCAACTTCAAGTTGACTGACACAACAAGAAGGGTCTGATCAGTAAGACATCCATCCCTAGGATGATGATGTAGCTTACGGTTTGTCCGACCCGGGCCGTCTTGTTAAGTCATCCTTTAGAGGGAAAGGGGAGACAGGAGGGAGGGGATCAGGGCTTAGGCTCTAGATGTTTAGTGCTGACCTTCCTTCTCCTGCCAAGCCATCTTTTTCGTGATCATATATGGCAATAAGGATCTTGGAGCTCTGCTCCtcactgctgtgtgtgtatgaatgtgtgtgtgtttcctagCTGGTAAGGTGTAATTCTATACTATACAGCATTATAGCAAAAAATTGTCAGTGTCCCAAAAACTGCTACAagaatattaaatatacatgtttCCCCTTTAAATGTGTTAAATGCAAACCCAACGGTGACAAGTGAATTTTCATGAGGTAGGAGTCCTTTAGatattgaatgtttttgtagctatggcatggaaaacctgtttacgaccttatGAAATTAAGATGATTAAAGCCTTTTAGACACCCAaaaacacccccatagtcacctttacactcatattactcaatatagtcgaTATAATCTGAGAAATGCACTATTTAAGATGTAAGACAATAAAACTTGTGGTTGTGTGTTAAAGTAAATGTGTTCTACTAGGGGAGAAGAATGGGTAagtgcacaggaagtgacattggtggttcagagttgagttttagacTGTTGTGGGTTATGGCCAAGTGGAATGGAATGTTTCTGTAATTATGCCACATAGGAAAActagccccctagacatgaaataacaccattattattgttcctgttgtgAGATACAGGTATTAAAAAAAGTCTTATATTGGCTTCTTAATggcttatatttgtgttttagtttgagctgacacaaatgcATTGGCTGTTTGTGATCGCTGTAAGGCGGTGTGGACTTCTTGGCAGCAACTGCAGAACAATACGTGCTCTCACTTAGTCGACCAAAAGCTCCAACTACCAGTCCCTACATTGGTTGCAAGtcgtttttggaaaaataagtcACCAACAGGGTTTGGAATGTCGCCAGATTTAGTGAGAAAATgaccaagttggcaacactgggcTGCTCATGAGATGGGAAGGAGGGGGACGCTTTTCACAGATGGAGATTACATGAAAGagtcattcataaaaaatagCAGCATCTATtcttctaattaaaaaaaaaaagagaggaagAAATGATTGCGAAATGAGAAGTATTTCTGCAAGACAGTCAAGGACAGTAGCAATTAAGTGGTCATTGACAGGCATAAAACACTTCTCAACATCAGCTGTTGTGCTACTGCTAGGATATGAGCTACCTGTTGGTGACAGGCTGGACACATCGTCTCTGTGCCGAACAACTTAGACACAAACCTCGGGTTTTGAAGACAAGCCCTGAATGTTAAAATAAGAGAGCAAGATTGTAGAGTGACACTTACAACAAGTAAGTTAGCATGTTTCCCTTGAACGTGATAGCACTTGTAGGTCACCCGTGGGGCAAAAACCACAGAGATAGAAAGACGTAGAAAGCTCACACCCGGACACAACACAAAGAGCGCGGTGTCGACGCTGCACAGTGCTTCAGTCCACACtgcgccatcttgtgtagcacaacttgGCAGCTCAGCGTGCGCAGTATATACATAGGCATATATAGGTAGTTTAAAGCCGCACAGTAGGGCATTTTAATGCCTTTTCGCGTCCAGAATTTCAGAAACCATCAGTAAAAACGTTGAAAGTTGAAAAAGAACAAGTTTTCTACATAATGTAGTTCTGTGGGCAAAAACGAGCTAGCTCGCTGCCACCATAAAGGCAGTGAGagtcaggcaaaatgtgtaaagaGATGCCAGAAAGTAGAATGAGATTGAAATGTGAGCTGATCACACACGCTGGCACAGATGAGCGTGACCGGTGACAAGCTGTCgtcaaatgaataattttttcattCCCACTATAATATTGAACTAAGTGAAAGTCAAAACAAGACGGGTT
The sequence above is drawn from the Doryrhamphus excisus isolate RoL2022-K1 chromosome 13, RoL_Dexc_1.0, whole genome shotgun sequence genome and encodes:
- the LOC131140093 gene encoding uncharacterized protein LOC131140093 isoform X1; the protein is MEGDEQLRSFTFLMTYMLLKRRRDLNSAEVQRRNELQRRVGQRQYFFQRQRRMMMMMIAGGVRSSVHIRTRPWTTVMSTDWWERVAMMEFQPSDWLDKFRMSRETFFYICDKLRSRLTRQDTSFRQALPVEKRVAVALWRLASNVEYRTISALFGVGKSTVCKCVRDMCHSIVALLSADYLRSPTKQELEESAQLFLSRWGFPHCAAAIAMLHTAIITPSNNASDYVNPAGWLSVLSQVVVNGRGLIWDVCACFPGGTEPADILQNSALWATAAEGGLSQAPPSFFMGKQLSYVLLGEACYPLQSWLMKAFVDKRPTRTCPVALTERQHLFNQRLRRARHVSQEALLRLKARWQCLSKRNDCGLDVVPTMILACCILHNVCEAHGDAFNGEWLAEATEVESPQPSYAEAAASAGVPSQAEEVRQLFCDYFQQTG
- the LOC131140093 gene encoding uncharacterized protein LOC131140093 isoform X2, producing the protein MMIAGGVRSSVHIRTRPWTTVMSTDWWERVAMMEFQPSDWLDKFRMSRETFFYICDKLRSRLTRQDTSFRQALPVEKRVAVALWRLASNVEYRTISALFGVGKSTVCKCVRDMCHSIVALLSADYLRSPTKQELEESAQLFLSRWGFPHCAAAIAMLHTAIITPSNNASDYVNPAGWLSVLSQVVVNGRGLIWDVCACFPGGTEPADILQNSALWATAAEGGLSQAPPSFFMGKQLSYVLLGEACYPLQSWLMKAFVDKRPTRTCPVALTERQHLFNQRLRRARHVSQEALLRLKARWQCLSKRNDCGLDVVPTMILACCILHNVCEAHGDAFNGEWLAEATEVESPQPSYAEAAASAGVPSQAEEVRQLFCDYFQQTG